Below is a window of Gammaproteobacteria bacterium DNA.
GAATTCTGCACCGACAATGGGGCGATGATTGCCTACGCCGGGCTGCTGCGACTGGCCGCGGGTGAGAAAGAGCCGGCAGTTTTTGGCGCGCGGCCGCGCTGGCCGCTGGATGAACTGAAGGCCGCAGGGAAAACAGAACGATGCACATGACTGATGACGGCGACACCATCTTTCTTACCGACCTGCGGGTGCGTGCGATTATCGGAATCAACGACTGGGAACGCCGGGTACGACAGACGGTGGCAATCGACCTGGTGATGCCGGCCGACGCAGGACGCGCTGCACGCAGCGACGACATCAGCGATACGGTCAACTACAAGTCTGTGGCCAAGAGACTGATTGCGTTTGTATCCGAGTCGGAATTCCAGCTGGTCGAAACGCTGGCGGAGCGCATCGCCGGGATCGTAATCAATGAACACGGGTTGCCATGGGTGCGTGTCAGCGTGCACAAGCCCGGTGCGGTGCGTGGAGCGAAAGATGTCGGCATCACGATTACCCGCGGTGAGGCCGTGCCGGGCGCCGCAGCAGCGACCAACGAGGTTTTTGTAGGCATCGGCAGCAACGTGCAGCCGGAGCACTACATTGCGATGGCGTTACGCGCACTGGAACAACACTATGGCCCGTTGCGCCGTTCGACCGCCTATCGCAATGCCGCTGTGGGTTTTGACGGCGACGATTTTCTCAACCTGGTTATCGCATTTGATACCAGCGAAGACGTGCAATCGGTATCGGCAACACTGGCTCGCATCGAGCAGCAGTGTGGTCGCGAACGCAGTGGCATTCGTTTTGCTCCGCGCACGATGGACTGCGACCTGCTGATGTACGGCAGCCGGGTATTCAACGACCCGGACTTCAGATTACCGCGAGCGGAAATACTGCAACACGCTTTTATCCTGCGCCCGCTTGCGGAGCTCGCCGGCAACGTGGTGCACCCGGTCGAGAAACGCAGCCTGGCCGACCTGTGGCGCGACAGCGCATTGCAGGATCACGCGATGCAGCCAGTGGACCTGCGATGGTAAGCCGGTTGGCATGGCCGGTAATTGTGGCCGTGCTGCTGTCGGCTTGCGGGGGCGGCAACGGTGGTGGTGGCGGTGGCGCACCGATTAATGCCGTGTTGCCCGATGACTGCTCGGTGATCGCACAAAACCGCTTCGTCAGCGACGTAATGAAAGACATCTATTACTGGGTCGACGAAATGCCGGAACTCGATCCGGACCTGTTTGCGTCTCCGCAGGAGCTGCTCAATGCGCTGCTGTTTTCTGAACTGGACCGGTTCAGCGTTATTGCGGATGCTGCGGCAGAAGACGCGTTTTTTTCCAACAGCCAGTTCATTGGTATTGGCATGGGTATCTTGCTGACTGGCGGGGATACCTTGCAGGTGACGCAGACCTTCAGTGACGGGCCGGCACGGGCGGCCGGTATCGATCGGGGTTTCAGCATCCTGGAGATCAACGGCCAGACCATAGCCGAGGCCGTCGCTGGCGATGGCGTGT
It encodes the following:
- the folK gene encoding 2-amino-4-hydroxy-6-hydroxymethyldihydropteridine diphosphokinase, with the translated sequence MGSNVQPEHYIAMALRALEQHYGPLRRSTAYRNAAVGFDGDDFLNLVIAFDTSEDVQSVSATLARIEQQCGRERSGIRFAPRTMDCDLLMYGSRVFNDPDFRLPRAEILQHAFILRPLAELAGNVVHPVEKRSLADLWRDSALQDHAMQPVDLRW